The proteins below are encoded in one region of bacterium:
- a CDS encoding electron transfer flavoprotein subunit alpha/FixB family protein: MSTILVIAEEKNHQIRNATLEVVTAAAGLAASHGGRVAVLLLSSAAVDGASLAACGADRLLAAVDPRLAVYHPDLFKQIVLKAVAMTGADALFFSATSMGRDLAPRVAAALSAPCLADCTEVTMQDGTLTATKPLFAGKVLGRFILNGDKKVVSLRAGVFSIMERRPSAEVAFEPLPVPDSAFPLQATPTPASDVGRVDVGDADVVVTGGRGLRSAENFALVEELADALGGAVGATRAVVDSGWRPHREQVGQTGKVVSPDLYFMIGASGSIQHWAGMSGSRCIVAINKDSNAPIFQRADYGLIGDLFEIVPALTAELKKRSA; this comes from the coding sequence TGGAGGTCGTGTGGCCGTCCTGTTGCTTTCCAGTGCTGCAGTGGACGGCGCCTCTCTGGCAGCCTGCGGAGCGGATCGCCTGCTCGCTGCAGTGGATCCCAGGTTGGCTGTGTATCATCCGGACCTGTTCAAACAGATCGTGCTCAAGGCGGTGGCGATGACCGGCGCGGATGCGCTCTTTTTTTCCGCTACCTCCATGGGCCGGGATCTGGCTCCGCGTGTAGCGGCTGCGCTGTCTGCGCCCTGCCTGGCCGACTGTACAGAGGTGACGATGCAGGATGGAACGCTGACAGCGACCAAGCCCTTGTTTGCCGGCAAAGTGCTGGGCCGGTTCATCCTGAATGGAGACAAGAAAGTGGTGTCGCTGCGAGCAGGCGTTTTTTCAATCATGGAGCGGCGGCCGAGCGCTGAGGTCGCGTTTGAACCGCTGCCGGTCCCTGATAGCGCTTTTCCATTACAAGCGACACCGACGCCTGCATCGGACGTCGGTCGGGTGGATGTGGGGGATGCCGATGTGGTGGTCACCGGGGGTCGCGGCTTGCGCAGCGCAGAAAACTTTGCCTTGGTGGAGGAACTGGCGGATGCGCTCGGCGGCGCAGTGGGCGCCACGCGGGCGGTGGTGGACAGCGGCTGGCGACCGCACCGGGAACAGGTGGGGCAGACCGGCAAGGTGGTTTCGCCGGATCTCTATTTTATGATCGGCGCCTCGGGCTCCATTCAGCACTGGGCCGGCATGTCCGGCAGCCGCTGCATTGTGGCGATCAACAAGGATTCGAACGCGCCCATCTTTCAACGCGCCGATTATGGCCTCATCGGCGATCTGTTCGAGATCGTGCCGGCGCTGACCGCGGAATTAAAAAAACGTTCAGCGTGA